The window AATTGCTTGATCTCTTAATCCTTATATCCCCATCCTGCAAATATCCTCATATTCACATGTTGTAGCATTGGCTTGTTGGTGAACCGTCCTTGGATAtgtattatcattaattcaaagtAGGAATTAGAAGTCCTCATCCTCTTTTAAGGTTTGGGTAGgtgatttatttaatatttttattacagaATGATAGACAGGTTATGGCTTATACCACACTCTTTACCCCTTAGAGGAGTGCGTGAAATTGGGAACCCATGAAGTTTTGGTGGGCGCTTCTGTACTAAAAAGATTCTGTAAATCCTCTAATTCCCATGGTTGCTGAAACTTTCTTTTGAGAACAGTGATTGACATTTGCCTCTCAAAAGGCCCACCTCTCAGGCATCTCTTTTACAAGGGACCAGGTTAGCTGCTAACTCGgattggaaaaaggaaaagagggaaagaagaaaaaaagtgatCGCCGACCAGTCATGATTTGGACTTGGGAAAAGAAAAGCAAGCTTCCCATGGATAGAGGTTGATGGACCAGCGTTGCCTCCTCGAATCAGGTTGGTGTCACTCTAATCTTTGCAAGCTAGTATGCTTTTTCTTAAAATGCATGCTTGGAGGTAAGCACTGATAAAACATCAAGTTTCAAATGTAAGCTAATGGCTTTTTCCACTGATTGATTGCCTCCAAAGCATGTATTCCCTATTGTTCTTCATGGCTTTACTCACTGTCAATCCATCAAGATTAGATTGGATCTTGTGGGATCCTCCTAATGGTCCCTTTTATATTAGTAAGTATGATTTCACTATCCTACGTTTTTATCAAATTGCTTTTTCTAGTCAAATAAATTATTGGTCTACCTATATGTTGATGCTAGATATAAACCTAAGAAAGGGTATATGATTTAAACCTTAGGATGGCTGCAACCGTAAGATAGGTGTAAGCCTGAAATGAACGGTGATTTGGGTTTATTTTAATtcgattaaatatatttaaatttcattaaaaattaaaataaaaaggtaaaaatacaTTCAGTATTTTAATTTCAGAAATTGAAAGAATAGAAAGGAAACAATTTTCACTTTTGTTTAAACCGTTCACCcaccaaaatttttttttccgaCGGTTTAGTATAGCCGTTTACCTCATGGGCCCCACACAACTCGAAGCCCATTGGTCCACCTCACCAAGCCTTAAATGATTCAGTTGGTGGGCCACCCACAGGAACCCTTTGCAGATCAAACCCAGCAGCTCAGACAGTGGGGCCGACCACGTCAACCGAACACAAGGGCCATAGGCCCGTAACCCATGGTGACGTAGGCCCAGCAGCACCCGTGCCATGTCCCTATTCGCCAACGGTAACCCTCCAAAATCATGTAAGAGAAATAGGGTCCACTCTGGCCTGCACTCCCCACCGTCCAAACTTTACatcaactttttattttgtagTCAACTTTCTAGAGAATCACCACATTGGTACTCAAATCCAACGAATCATATTCACAACTGACGACACGTACGTCGAGGCTTTTACCCACTTACGTCCAAAATTTCATGTTAATCTGTATTGAGATCTACACTCTCCACACTCTAACTCCACCATCGTCCTTGGATCCGTGGCAATTCGTGGAAATGACCTAAACACCCTTTccatttcttccactttaaaaaattcaaacaaacaaCTAATTAGGACTAGCGGCATCAGGCATGTTTAGTTACTGTTTGTCTAACTTAAATATAGGTAAAAAGCGATAAAGTGGGTCATAGTTAATTATCATAtatagatgaaaaataataataaatattttgatgacgtcattaattaataattaatatataaagtctgattcaattttattatttttacatataatttaaaaaaaattaaaaatctgaTTTTAATGTTCATTATGAAATTAGAATTGATCTTTTAATCGAAAAACACGTGGATTTTGGCTATAAATCTCATGAGCTGTGATGAAGATGATGTCCCATGAAAAATTGAATAGACGCATTTTAACGTGGGAGAACATATATTGAAGTAGACAATTCCTCCACGCTTGTGACATCATTTAATTTCGtttttataaatcatataattagtttttatatCGCACCTtatgagaataaaataaattaccccataaaaaaatgatgctgaaaatattttcactatTAAAATATGAGAATACATGTGGGTGGCACTTTTATGGCACAATGGAACATGATCAGAACGATGACTCAAATCCGACGTGGCACATCCGACGGCTGCATGTGGGCCCGGAGTCACGTGGATCCTACCTGGAAAGTACGAGCAGGTGGGGCCCGACAGGGTTCATCTTTAGAAAGGGCGGTTTCCAAAGGCCAAAGGCAGCTCTCATTGTGgttgaaacaaagaaagaaaagttggCCACggcaaaatttttattttattttcaatttttggtgGGCCCATGGGTTAGGTTCATGATCATCCTTGATGGTATGGGTCCCACGTTTCGGCACCGCCCTGGACCCCACCCACCTTGGCTTTTGCCTCCTGTCCGTTCTTCAAATGCTTCAAACCTTAAACATTGTGTTTTACAATTACACTTTGGACACAACTTTTCTCAACGTCAGTACAACCACTAAAGTGTCCAAGAGCTTTGAATTAGGGTAATAATGAtttgatgaaagaaaaaaaaaaattcaaatatttgacATACTAATAATTCTTGGTTAACATatacaataaaaatcaaaattttaattgttaaaattatattattaagaGATGGTCTTAGATAAACGATTTCAAACAAGTCTTATAAGACAATCCTTCCGTTATCGAACGTGAAAGAAATTTCATCGAATCAACATATAAAAGTTACTCTAAAGATAATAAATCGATCTTCTCTACAAGCTtagatatattgaaaattattataataaagtaATATTTTAAAGTGGGATAAATTATATTGTAATGGTGTCTAAGTTATATTTTAAGCGTACGTTAATAATTCTTTTGATGAGTACGATTGAAACTTAAAAATGAAGGGAATTTGTAGATTTCAAAGCGATCCCGTGGAGCAAGGGGGGTAAATCTTGGAGAGGACATGGttaaaagagaagaaacaaaaaataatgaaatgccAACATGAATGCATGATGGTAGTCACCTAGTTGCCCTACTGCACAAAACACAGCGAAACCCACTAAAAAAGGCTAGTTGGTAGCTGATATGGGAAATGGCCTCCACCATATGGCATTTCAATTTCAATGTATACAAAATTATTTACTATAATAATggtaattttaaatatatatacaaactttcacctaaaaatactttattcaGAGACTAGACATCCCCAATGGCCCTTTTTTGTCAGTGATGTGGCTGGGATGTCAATTTGCCAAGATTCCTCcactcctctctctctctctctctctctctctctctctcctccttaTTAATACTTTTATTGCTGCAATGCATTTActtctccatatatatatatagctgtCATTCTCCTTCTCTTCACCTCGCTCACAACTACCCCTTCTCTTAGGCTCTAGCTCCCAACTCCCTTCGCTTTTCTCTTCTCGAGTCGATCAGTCACAACACTTCCCTTTCATTTTGCCATGGCCACTGTTGAGGTACCTCTCAACAGACTCAACTGACAGCTTTTGCTTTCTGTCTCTCCGTTTCTTACTAAAGATTTACTTCTAGCGTAATTTTCACTAGAAGTTTCTTTTCTATTTGTTGATGATCCAGGTGTTTTTTAGAGTATCATTTCACTATTTTCTGAATAACCCAGTTCTTGTTTGTAAAATCCTCATCTGGGTCTAGATGAATGAATGGATCAGAAGCAGAATCCATCATTTTGTGATCACCCAGTTTTAGAATATGCAAAACTGGAGTGCATGGCACAGTATGAATGGATCAATATTATGATCATCATGGAGCTTGATCAAATATTGATCCAGAAAAAAGTAATGGCAACCAACATGATTGGATCCCATTCATTTGATATAGAAATAGCTCTCATCATTTTTGCAATGCCAATGAAACCTCATTTCATTCAAAGTTAGAATAAGAATGAGAGATTCATTTAAACCATATAATATCTGAATTGGATATTTTATGCTCACTCTGATATTGGCGGCTTACTTTTTTGGCTATAATTATTGGCATCAACGTTAATTCATTGTTTTTcctatgaatatttttttattcgtGACAAAGTATTGTCTCAGTAATTTCCATCAGAGGGTTATTTGTTTAACGTCAAACGGGATTTATGCAGGTTGCATCAGTCACCACAGCATTGCCGGAGAATGAAAAAACCGAGGAATTGAACAAGGTGGAAGAGGGAGCCGTAAAAGAGGTAGAGGCTCCACCGGCTGCTCCAGAGCCAGTTACTGAAGAAACAAAGGAAGAGGCTCCAGTGGAGGAGGCAGCGGCACCTGAAGCTGAAGCCAAAGCTGAAGCTCCTGTTGAAGTTGAAGTTGAGACAAAGGAGGTTGTAGAGGAAGCCGCGGTTGAGGAGGCAGAAGCAGAGAAAACCGAAGGAGAGACTCCAGCAGTGGAGGCAGAAGCCGCTGTTGAGAAGGCCAAAGAAGAGACTACTGAGGAGGCAGCTGCAGCCCCAGCAGAGGAAGCTGCcgccaaggaagaagaagaagccaaACCAGCTGAAGCAGCAGAGGAAGCCAGCACAGAGGTTCCTGTCGAGAAGATTGAGGAATAGATCTACCTAGTGAAGGCAGCAGCAGTGGTGGTGGGGGTGATGGTGGGGTACTCTTTTTTAGGGTTTGCATGTCAAAGTTGGGAATTAAGTTACTAGTTTTATTTTAGTCCTTTTTTATTGCTATGATGAATGGTAAAGGGTTTTGAATGGGGTTTGGAAGCTTAAGAGTTAAGATAACCTACTTGGATCCACGTCAGCATATTTTGCCACTTGGCAAATATGCCCATGGTGCTTAGGAGCTTCAATGGGAGATGACTAAACCATAGAACTGCACCACTTTTCAGTAGCAGGGGATGTTGGTTTCAAGAGGGTCCATGAGTTTGATATGGTGTGTTGAGATGTCTCTAGccttgaataataataataataataataatgatatattcTCGTTTTGatgataattatatattattctcTCTTTAATACATTAGATCGTCCCATATTCATTATCGACACGAGCAGATAGCCAGAACTCAGCCATAGTCTTGCTGTTAATCTAAATTACAatcctattttcaaaacattttctttaaaaaaatttcatttcaaagtttatcaaacttgattttttaattcaaaaaaaaaaaaaaaactatggcTAATGTGTggaaatggtttttaaaaatggttttttatcattttttgaaaaaaagatgaaaacaagtatgatccattgttttcaaaacatgaaaacatattttaattattttcatttgaaagttattttaaaaataatcatataaatgcaaaaaaaattgattgaaagtaaaattattttaaaaaatatttgacaaaaaaaaaacaactaaaaacattCCAAATTTCTAAATAGGCTAACATTTTAAAACAGACTTTAGAACattataaaaccatttttgaaaactctcaaataaacacaatatatatattgtggTTTTAAAGAACTCTTTTTGAAAACTGATTTTCAGAAACAGTTTCCAAACAGCCCTATTGGCCAGCTACATGCTGCAAAAGAGAAAACATGTTGCACGgcaattgaaataaaaaagagaaaattctgGATGTGTCAGGGAGGTACATTGGATATATAAACACTGATGACTGGAACCTAAGAATGTTTAAGCAGCGATAGCATGCATACCAAGGCTGGAGGCGTCCCGCATCATGTGCCTTCACATGATTTAATGTGAATGACAGGCCCACATGACCAGGTTCTGCGAAGTACAAATATCACCAACAGAAAACACCTTTCCAAACCAACATAAGCTTCAGTAAAGCACAATGCACACTCTTTACCAAACAGCTTCGTTGTGTAGTAGAATGTAAAAACAGTGACAAATCCAAAGAATACAAGAACAAAAAGAGCCGGAAAAGAGGACATTTATTTTATGGTAAGCGACTTGCTACAATTTCCAGATACCCACAGTAAAACGACAGATCACCTGTTTCTTTTTAACCTAAGAATGAGCTATGAAATATGATGCTCGTGAACAAATGAAGCAAAGTGGATCATAAGAGAACTGCATACAATAGCATAAAGTTGCCAAATCTATTTTCTAGCTAGGGGAATGTAACAATGAAACAGAAGTTCTATATTAGCTTTACAGAGAAATATGTTAAAGACAGaaaatggagagagagagagagagctgttTATGTTGCATGTCATAAAAAGTAATCCAATAAAGCAGGGaaattccttttttccttctcgccttcctttttcttattttactgAAGGAATTCTATAACTATATAAACAGTTGACTGAAAAGAGCAAAGGAATTACAACCTCCATATAAAAGAGCTTGATAAAGGGGGAAACCTTCTTACATAGTcgaattagaaaaagaaaaaaagaaaaaagggggaaaaagaagaagaagaagataagaTTATCCTATAATCTGTACATGCAGAGGTACAAATCTCTCTGTGCAGTCAAAAACCCTTCTTATCCCAAAATGAGATGCAATAGATGGCTCACCAGGTACCGAAGCTGCATCCAACATGTTCTTGGGTGATGATGCGAAGCCGATCTTCCATGATAGCCATTGATGGATAAGGTGGGAAACTCAACCGGTAAAAGCATGTGTGAGATGAAGGCAGGCGAACACAGGGCTCTGACGACTTGTAGATATATAGACGAGAAGCCAAACCACCAAAACCCTCTACAGGTAGATACTTAACCGAAGTCCAAAAGAAGAGTAGAATCTTCCTCTGCTCTGCTGACATTTCGCCAATAATCTGCAGGAGTTTAAGTAGACAATTAGAATAACTATCATCATATTAAAACCAAATAATGCTTTTCCTTATTGTAAGGAACCCCCACACAAAGAAAGTACTGCagatgagaaaaaggaaaattcctCCAAGGACAGACAAAGCCCTTTCAAAGATAAAAATCTCATCTTAGACAACCCCATACAGAAGACGGCCAACCACAGACACAACCCAATTAAAACTTCTGTCAAGGAAGGTAAAGTGCCAACTAGAAGCCTCTAATGTGGTGGCAACCCTCTTCGCTAACAATTCTTTCCTCCTGATTAATCTTTTCTCAACCCAGGAAGCACCCACACAAAGAGCTATGGCAAGATATCTAGCTTCTCACAACAAATGACAGTAGCACAAAAGACTCAGTTGCCCTGCTTGATCCAATCAACCATCTGCAAAAGTATCCCTTCTCCAGAAACATTCTCAGCCCCAAAGAAATGCTTCTTTCAACCTTCCAAAACAGCCAGAATCTCTGCCTTTAAAGCCAAACCCCACTTCTAATTGGTTAGAGAAAGAGAATATAATATCACCCACTAAACGTTCTTTGCATCCACAGAAATTTGTAATCAGGTGATAATAGAGATCACTGCCATCCCAAACACAGTTGGTAATTTCAGATTGTAGTCTTTTGATGTATAACTCTTCTTTTCACACACATAGATATGCAACACGTAGTGTAGAGGGTGAGACAGAATAAATGTCTGTATCGACAGAATGAAGCATTAGATATTATAAAGTATTTCAAACGGGCTAAGTGTACATTTTTTTGGCTAAGGGCCTATCCATGACATAAATTCTGTTAAACCATAATCTGGCATCTTTTACAACCACTACAACATGTTACCTTTTTGGGCTTGCTTATAATACCTATTTTTCATGAGTTCCTATCTACATAAACAAAAACCcacttatacaaatatgtatGATAATTACTTCTTAGGTAAAAGAAATGTATATATCCAGTGAGCAATTGCCTGTATCAACAAAATGAAgcctaaaatattatattaaccCATTAATCATCATCATTTCGCACTACTTCAACATGTGACCTCTACTTTCTATGAGTTCTCTCCCTTGTCTCTCCCAAACACATACGACAGTTTCTCATCACATGAAAAAATGCGTATATCCAATGCACATGTCTCTCTCTGCCCAACTCCCTTATGAGGTGCATAcccatttctattttaaataaaatttcaaactttcaaGAGCCACTTTACAAGTAAAACCTAACAATTTTGCATCAATCATTAGTGCAACACCGACCAATGGTGCTGCCACCCAACA of the Vitis vinifera cultivar Pinot Noir 40024 chromosome 10, ASM3070453v1 genome contains:
- the GRIP68 gene encoding ripening-related protein-like, which gives rise to MATVEVASVTTALPENEKTEELNKVEEGAVKEVEAPPAAPEPVTEETKEEAPVEEAAAPEAEAKAEAPVEVEVETKEVVEEAAVEEAEAEKTEGETPAVEAEAAVEKAKEETTEEAAAAPAEEAAAKEEEEAKPAEAAEEASTEVPVEKIEE